The DNA region GAGGTGGAAACTATTTAAAAGAATTATGATTCTTTTAATTTATCATTGCAGTGAACTGATACCCTCTCCCCTCTCAGGGTAGTCACTGAATACATAAATTGATTAGACTAGGAGAAAGAGATACATGACAGTTaatgctcttctctctccaccttccTTCTCACAGAGTCAGGATGCTGGTGAAACACACAGGACATCTAAGCACAAGAAGGCTGGTTTACCCAAATAGCTGTACATATACTCTTCCCAAAAGTTTCCTTGGGTCTGTTGATTTCTCCATTACTGAATCAGGTGCCAGAGGCTTCATTCTAGGTAgccaaaatttagagggtgctgcCAGACCTTGAAAAAAAGGATCTTAGCTCTTCATTAGCAAGAATAATTTATTCACATAGAAAACTACCACATCACTGCAAAAGTTTGAAGGAGGATGAAATGGCTTTGTTTGACTAGAAAATTTAAGAGTATAGCTTGAATAAACAGCTAATGGCACCATCtacatttttgtttcttgatCTCTATTAACCAAGAAACACTTCAAATGTGTTGAAAGATCTATCTTCCTACTTTACCACCTGTTGCTGCTCTTATCTCACCTTGAAGCATCAGATGTGAACTTCCTCTGATAGATGGAAAGCACGCAAAGTGTGAAGAAACAACCTGAAAGGAGGATGTGATAAAGAATATAACCACATCATCGAgtcaaaaagaggaaggagagaaacaaaGGCACAGAAACAAAGTCGGGTCAAAAATCAGCCTGAGAGAAGGGTGAAAGGCAGACTGTGACCCATCAATCTAAAAGGTAAGTTCTTGTCCGAGGAGAATAATGAAAGAAACTTATTTATAAATAACCAAtgttctaattttacaaatgaaaactgggtttttttgtcttgttttggaggggggaatgatTGGCCCTGAACAACACCTGTAGTAAAAACAACCTGGGGAAAATACATCATGCCATTTTTCTTTgcatgggagtggggagagaagattATTTTAATTGACTTTTACAAGGCTGAGTAAGTTCTTAAACTGTGAATAACACTGGCAAATAATTTTATGATCAGCAATTGCTTAGTCCACATAATATCCCTGCATTgtatccattttcattttttggatgGGAAACAGAGTAAAAACAAGTAAGCCACTTGCCATGCATTGGCCACTTCATATAACAGAATGGGTGCTGCCCTGCTGCATAAGCTCTGTGAGCCTCAAATTTGGaattttttatctctaaaatgaagaatatgtacatatatatatatatataatctatatctatatatggggggaggaggtagagaGAAGACATGAGGAGAGAGTGTTATAGCTTAGGGTTATTGTAAGCTTCAAAAGTACCAATATAAGAATGActtcattaaaaagaatttattaagtgcttattatgtgccaaacactataggagctttgcaaaccttaaagccttaaATATTAGTAATTCTCATTATTCTTTTAAAGGATGGTCTTAGACGAATCTAAGTCTTTTATGCTCACAGGTCAGAATTAGTAGGGCTCTCCCATGCATGCATAATTCTTAGCAGAGGACGCAGCTGGAGTCCTACATTttgaacataaaaataattaataaaaataaattgagaaaaaattaataattaaaatttaaaaaatacattcctATTGTGCCATTACATTCCTTATCTCACAGGAAACAGGGAACTGATAACTTATTTTTTAATGCATTAGCTTTTTAAAGTAATGGAATGCCTTTTTGGTGAGGAAAAGTTGAAGTATAATTAATAAGTAGCTATTGAGAGCATAACAATACTATTTTTTTCCATAGTTAAACTTCACCTGTATTAGTACATAGTCTTGATAAAACAAGAAATGTAGGGTATGTTGTAGCCATTCAGAAAGACTTACAAAGACaagtaaataaattattattagtgCCATTACAATGGAGTAAAGACTCTATTTTGTTGATCAAGTCACAATGGAAAATTAAGACATGTCCAGTAATATAATTGTCTGGTAATATATAGGAAATGCTCCAAAATTTCCAAACCATTTATCCAACAGCAACAAACTTAGCCAAAAGTAGCTAAAATGAGGATATCAgtcagaaaacattttaaaactaatgCTATGTGAAGAACACTATGCTAGATTCTTGAGAAATACAATTTAGATGATAGTCACTacttcttcaaggagcttacaatctagtaggggaaTAAGAGATCCATACAGATAGCTAGAGGCAGGtaggtgctgggcctgaagtcagggagacctgagttcaaatccagcctcagacaccttctagcagtgtgaccctgggcaagtcactgaaccctgtttgcctcagtttcctcatctgcaaaaggagctagagaaggaaatggcaaaccactcagtatctttgccaagaaaaccccaaatggggtcatgaagagttaaatatgtttgaaacaactgaacaacaacatagataGCTAGACTCTACAGCATTAAATAGTAAATGTATTAGGGATAGGCTATGAATAAGGACTGCCCCTGTAGAAGTGTAATGGATATAGCCCTTGTTCTAgaaagtcaggaaggtctgagttcaaatccagcctcagacacttagttgtgtgactctggacaagtcacttaatttttaacTTAACTTTACAGTTTTCACAAccataaaatgataataacaacgctcacttcacagaattgttgtgagatcagatgagataatatttgtaaagtggttatCACACTGCCTGGTGATAGTAGACACAATGTAATATgtattctctcccccctttcgTTGTGGTTTCACTGGTATAAGAAACTCCTGGATAAAAATCTCCCTGTACCAGGGCAGGTTCTCCACAGCTTAGAATCTTGCctagtttaagtgatttgcccaggatcgcacagccagaatgtgtcaggGACTataattgaactcaggtcttgctgaggTCTCTCTAGGGTCATGTTTGTGGGTTCAGGGTATGTCCTTGTCCTATCATTTTCCCTCTATTGGATTCACATCACTTTTTTGCCATTTGCTAATTAACAGTATGGAGGCATTTGGTGGCTcaatgcatagagcactgggtctgaagtcaggaagacttgaatttatattcagcctcagtcacttcctagctgtggtaacctgggcaaatcacttaacctctgtttgtcttaatccaccaagaaggaaatggcaaaccactccaatatccttgccaagaaaaccccatggacagtatggtccacagggtctcGAGGAGTCTGACATGGctgaatgaacaaacaacaacaattaacAATACAGACAttagcataaaatataaaatgaaacaattgttTTCAATAGGTCTCTACACAGAGTAAAGCACTCCCTTGGTTCGTCAGGTTCTTAGTCCTACACAAAAGTTAAAGAAGGAAATTCATTGagattttttcctttgtggaCTTTGTAATAGTAATTTAactaatatatgtataatttgtTGTAGGTTTCCAAATGACAGATCACTCAGCGTTcttctttttgcattttcttctatgcCATCTTCACCCATCCCTTTCGATTTCACATTGTGAGTTCGTGGAGAATAAGGCAGTGCAGTGGGCTAAAATCAATCGTCCTCTACAATATCTATACCTGAATAACtgtaaagtggaaaaaatagaGTATAACAGCAAGAATCTGCTGGGTCTGACGTTACTCAACTTGTCTTCTAATCAAATAAAGACTTTACCTGATAACTTCCTCTCTAATACCCCCCTAGAGGTAAAACTCTACTTGAAACACAATCAGCTAAGTCATCTTCCATCTTCAATTCTGCAAAACAAGAAACTGAAAATATGTAGCTTGGATTGCATCTTTATGAAAAACTATAGTAATAGCTTCTCTGAAGACATTTTTGAAGAATGTAGAAGTGGGTCAGCACTTTTGCCTGTCATTGTGACTCTCCTGCTTGCAATTCTAGTCCTCTGTGCCCTGGGTTTGGCCTGGTATTGGAAACGCTACAGCTACACAAATAATTTTGCCCTACCAAAATTTTTGCACAAGAAAAGGGGTCAGAAAGACTCTGATCCACTGCATACACCATGTACCCCCTCTGAATACACTGGTTCACAGTGCTTTCCACCATGCCAAATAAAAGATGGGCCCTCTCCTCTATTCAGAAATGACACAGAGCAGAGCTACGAAAATGTGGAAACTGGCCCTGTGAACTGTGCGGAGGAACGTTCTACAGATCTTTATGAAAATACGGCCCAATTTAATTCTGAGGAGCATTTATATGGAAATGAATCTTCAACTGAATATTATAATTTCCAGAAACCTCATTGTCTCAATACTCTTCcagatgaaaatatatatattcttccagATTAATAATAATGGTTCATGTCATTGAATTTCtcttggaaaaataaagtaaaattcatTTGTGATTCTATCACTCAACTAAAATTGGATATACTCAGATTGTTTGATTACTTTCTACTGATCAAATGTCATTACCTTTCTTCTATTTTCACTTCCCTGGGGCTTTAGCATACCTTTACTATTATTGCTCAACCATtgacctccttttctctttccttacttCTACGACCAGGCCTGGGTTATagaatcatgaattctgcctttacaatatctctcatctctctttctttctttcctgtaatTGGCCTGGACTTGTCCCTGATAActacaagtcaagtcaagaaatgtttattaaacatttttaataataaaagtatttaaaatgtaCCAGCtaatgtgttaagtgctgggataaccaagaaaggttaaaaaaatagtcccttcctTCATGGAGCTTGCATTCCAATGGGGCTAGACACCACACAAAATACTCTATGTGTACAAGATACATACATTGTGAATTGTAGGTCATCCTAACCTCAGAATCAGATTTTTTACATAGCCTCTAGACTTACCTGCATGCTTCTAGATTGTGTCCTTTTCAATTCATCTTTCACACTATTTCCAAAGTAACCTTCTTAAAACAGCCTTTTGATCATATCACTCAATgagagaaagtaaagaagaagagTCTGCTTTCAATGGTTTGTCCTCCATTGCTGAGATTTTAGTATAACATCGTGGGATGTGAAAGCTAGAAGGTACCGGAGAGAGTACCTGATTCATCCTCCCTcttcttattttgcaaatgaggtcATAAAAACCCATACAGATTGTGGTTCTGTAAAAACAGACCCAAACCAATGAGCTAAACAAGGATCTTCTCTTACTTCTAATAAAAATGGGGGATGGTGGGTTGGAAAAGGATCTTTAACTCCACTTTGGgctaaacaaatatttttaactaTCCAAGAACCCCTGAAAACCAATCTAGGGGAAGGTTTAAGTAAAGATATACTTTACTTAAACTAGATCATTTATCTTTTGTTATCTGGTAAAATTAATTTATCTGGGATTATTGAGAAGCAAACTGTTGCGTGTTAGTGAATTCTCCCTTTCTTAGCATCACAACTTTCTTTCAGTTCAACaattttatcagaaatatttctaaattgtacAAAACACTTCTCTGACATTTGAAATATACTTAACTGAACATCCTGTAAACTTTTCAGAGATTCTTCAGGGGCATGGTTAGAAATATTTATCAGTGTGCTAGGTTGTAATTCAGCCATACAATAAATGACTATGTGTCACTTTACTCAAATATGTCAAAGCCAGAGTTGCCTTGTGAGctattgtgtttgttttttactcatttccattttatagttgtcacttttttctttttcttttttcaccatTAGGTGCTGTCACCATTGCTGCTCAGTATTCCATTGTTTAGCAGCATCCTTCCCAAATCTGGTGCCATTTCTAATATTATTGTCTGGCTGGGAAATTGGATAGTCAAATCTGTgagaattaaatttaaattaagggTCATTAGAGTCTGGGTGAGGAAACCAATGGAACTTTCCTGGGACTAAAATACATGAATTTTAATTCAAGGACTTTGTAATGTCTTTTTTATCTTCTCAGACATCGGTGTTGCCCCATTCCTGCTTCCGCTGTGGTCTGGAGAGTTGTGACTATACCATGTAGATAAGTGAGGTATAATTTAGTTCCAGGGTCGCAGGATCAGAGtaccacagatttagagttggaaaggacctcacaggtcatatatatagtatacccccttattttccaaatgaggaaactgacatccacagaggttaaatgacttatttacccaaggtcacaaaagtagtaagtagcagaggtaaAATTTAACTCTGTTCCTCTGGTCAACTTTATTCAACCTAAAACAGGTCTATAGAATTCACATGGAATAGAAGAGTCATCAGTTTTTCAAAGTAATCGGTCCTCTACTTTTACCTCTCATGCATCTCTCAATTAAAAACTCTTCAACTATCATCCACAAAATACCTTCCAGATAGAAGTCACTGTCATAGTTTGTAGAGGGTCTTACTATGCTTTGTCTTtggttcttaaagaggaccaatgacatcatgagaatGATGTCGTTCTGACATCATCTGCTTTAGAATTGTATGTAAGTGAGGGTAGAGATGCAtaaagtcatcggcctcactctctcctccagtcatacAAGTCTAGCAGCCAGACAAAGGTCAAGATCACTGGccatagcccaggatgcagtgggtgaccttggcctttctaaattaaggtctttcccaggtctcagtttgtctgaggctacGCCCCTTCAATgattaagggctaggtaagaactaAGACAACAGATGACTCTGTCTACTATCACAAAAGATAGCAACCTGGGAAGGGAAGAGCCATAGGGGTCTATTAACCTTTGAGCATTTCAAAGGTGACCCATATCTCTGAATATGATTGAAAGCTAAGAGAAACTAGTTTTTCAAATAGTTCAAGAAAACCAATGGTAACTTTGATAGGGCTCCCATTCCAATGTTACATCCTACTGGTTGTAAATCAATTTTTTAGAGGTAAGAAAAAGTAGCAATGACTTAAGGGTAAAGCATtcagaaataatagaaaagagcCATGTTGAAAGCAGCTATAGAGTTCAGACAAATGAGGAATAAAGTCATTTCATTATCTAGCAGTCAGGCACAGGGACCTAGGGAGAAGTGTCTAGTGAGTTACTGCAAACTTCACTGCAAGATTCTGAGTTGTCTCCATTTCAAACACCAATGCTTTCCCTTTGGCATCATGCagataatagaaataattttccATCTTGCAAAATTAGAAAGGGCTTTGCAAAATTATTTCCCCTAACTGTGtacattaaaaatcataatcagtTCACTTTTGAAATGTCTCTCCTCTGGGGTATGGTATAGCATTTATTACCTACTGACACCACATGACCTCTGAGATTGCAAGGGGAACAGGGCAGAATAAATGGCCTGGCACTGTGGCTTCTCCCTGTGCCCAATATTGCACACACAATACGACCTCTAAGCTTGTAATGTCCTAAATAAATGTGGCTTATTCTTCACTAACTTGAAGACTCATGAAAGGAAAAATACAGCCCAGTGTACATTTCTacacaaaataaattttcttttttcatttcaaaatctaATCTAAGAGAATAGGTACAATGGGATTACAGTACAAAGGCCAAATAGATGGACCCGGTAACATGAGGTTAAAGTTTTGCAAGGCATGAAAGACATTACACCAAAAAGACAAGGACTTGAAAATAGGGGACAGTAAATAGTTGAACTAATTAACCAAAGGGTCAAGATTGTAAAGTGGGAAACGAGGGTTACAGCAGGGGGATAaactgagagggagggagggatgaggtgATTGGAGGGCATAGTGAGGATGAAAGAATAAATTTAGGAGAAGTGAGGCATAGATTTCAGGAGATCCATGAACGTGGATCTCTATTCCAAtcaggaatcaggaggacttgagttcagatctggcctcagacactgtgtgaccctgggcaagtcacttaaggaaCAGCAGCAGAGAACCCTTTGCCACTGGGAAAAGGTGAAGACCAAGTGAAGAAAACACTATCAATTCATAGCCCAGGCCTCTCTATTATGGAAACCTTAGGTCTTGAGGCTGTACAGAATGGAGGTGTCCAGCTGCTGCCAAAACTTGGTGAAACAGGTTGGGCGTGGGGGGGCACATATTCCCAGGttaaatcataaaatcataaaatcataaaatattatttaaatcaGAACTCAGGTACATGTGTTCTACATATTTGTAGGCCCTTACCTTAGAAGACTAGAATTTAGAGCTACGGAAGGAGCAGTATACACACTCCTTCTTTCGTGAAAGTTTGGCTGTTGCTGTTCATTCCTTTTACTCGTGTCCAtctcttgatgaccccatttggggttttcttggcaaagatactggagtggtttgccatttccttcttgagctcactttgcaagtgaggaaactgaggcaaacaagagtaagtgacttgcctagactcactcagctagtgtctgaggccagatttgaattcatagaagaggagacttcctgactccaagtccagctctctatccactgagccaccttgccgCCACCCACATTttgctagtttttccttaaataatACTGATACAATGCTTACAACTTGATTGTCCCAGAGCACTCAAAGGCTCAGGCTAttgactttgtttcctcatcacCTGAGTATACAAGACAGCCTGGAAGAGCTCCTAATGCTTGGCTGGCAGAAATCAGTGAAGAAAGGCAAGGGAGCATTGTTAATTCTAATCAATTTGAAATGCTTCTGATGCCTAGCCTTGCTGAATATCCTTCTGTTATGTCTAAGTCAGtcttcttttgttaactgttaaatgACCTGTGAGTGTCTTATTTTGTCCTAAAATCAAGCAGAAACTACCAGGGGATGGGCTTGAGCCAGAAAAAATGTGTATAGTCTTGGAAAGATTAGAATAAGACGATCTCCAGAAGTTGTGGATAGACCTGGAAGAGGAAGGTGATCCTGGCCAATGCCTTCAGGCTTCTGATGTTACTTTTGGTGGTGCCCCTAGTGAGGATGACTGTTTACCTTGCAcaacctcccaccccaccctcaccccctcaccccgcccccccaGGAATATTGCAGAGTAAACTTCCTATGGCTATTCAGCAAGGAGAGAGTGGAGGGAATATACTCTTTGTGCTTAAGAACTGTACTTTGAAAATAATTGGAGTAAAATTTCTACTAAGAATACCACTTATATTTCCCTGAATCCCCCAGCCTggtattttaagttttttttttttttttccatttctactagATCTCCTCAGAACTCAATTTACCTTcaaaacagccagaaaaaaattgaattttttagcATTAAAAGTTATTTTCCCCCTCACTCAAAAGGACTAATATTCTTGCTGGGCCTGGATGAATGTCTTTGTTCAGGCATGTCTTGCTTTATTGTGCTTTGTTTAATTACATTTCACAGATATTGCATTTTTACAAGTTGAAAGTTTGCAGCAACTCTTCATTTAGTAAGACTATTGGCACTGCATTTCCAACAGCATACGCTCATGTCCTCTCTGTCACATTTTTTGGTAAATCTTGTAATATTTCCAACTTTTTCATTGTCATCCTATttattatggtgatctgtgatcagtgaacTTTGACATTACTATCGT from Trichosurus vulpecula isolate mTriVul1 chromosome 1, mTriVul1.pri, whole genome shotgun sequence includes:
- the GAPT gene encoding protein GAPT codes for the protein MKNYSNSFSEDIFEECRSGSALLPVIVTLLLAILVLCALGLAWYWKRYSYTNNFALPKFLHKKRGQKDSDPLHTPCTPSEYTGSQCFPPCQIKDGPSPLFRNDTEQSYENVETGPVNCAEERSTDLYENTAQFNSEEHLYGNESSTEYYNFQKPHCLNTLPDENIYILPD